Within Bombus fervidus isolate BK054 chromosome 3, iyBomFerv1, whole genome shotgun sequence, the genomic segment GCAAGAAAAATGCGTAAACGAAGCAGTGACGTCGACGCAAATCTCTCATTTGCACCTGAGCCTAATGCAACTTCGATGCGTCTCTCGTTAACTAACGATTCGTTTCTCTAACGTAATTCGTAACGGTACGAACTACACATGCGACGTGGCGTACGTATGTACGTGCATATGTATGCACATGCCCTCGATTTAAATCTATGACGCGAATCGACGGAACTGCTAAACGATCGACCGGCTTCATTTTCAAAGTGGTTAATGAACGATGGATCAGAAACGATCTCATCCGTTCGAGAATTAATGGAATGGAATCTCTGGATAATACGTTCAATGCGGGAGGGTTTCCTATCTTCCGTAACGAACAGCGAAGAACACTCGTTTCTTTCTAGTTGATCTCGCTTTAAAAATGTTCAAACAGGTGTTAGatcgttaaaacatataaaagcAAAAGATGACATTGATACGCGGTATGAATTCCGTATTGTGTTAACGCACAATAGTCGTCTAGAGAACGacggaaattgaaatatctaaCGATACGTTTGATCTTCGTTATTGATTTTAAGGATCAACGGCGGAACTTGAATCGAAGCTGTTAGCTTGTTTAAAAAGAAGTTAACCgaactataaaaataaattaccaaGTTTCTCTTGTAGTTATAGCCGTGAAACGAGgacattaaaacaaaattgtttttctaaatttaggATACTTCCTAGATACGGTTTCAACGTTAACTTCGTGCAAACCTTTTATACAGGCAATCCTACTTCCACGgtacgaaattttatattcgataCGTTACGAAAATGTGTTCGTTATAAACcgatatatgaaaaattctagATGTTATCGACCCATCTCTAAACAGctttgttacatttttttttttcaagttaACGGGACCGTTAACCGTTCTTTAACGACGTTGCGCAAAAGGATCGAGTTGCCCTTCGGAATCTTTTCCTTTGCCAAGAGTGACTCAAGGTCTGCTGATTGAACGAATGAGAATCGTAGACGGCATGAAAAACTATGTGAAAAACTAGACGTTCCTTTTTATGGTTGAAACGTTCTATGACTGACTTGGGTTACCGATACAGCGTTCCGTTTCGATTATTACAACAAATAGACATAACGTTCTAATGTCTGTAGGTGCCTGGTAAAGCCAAATCAATCGGACGAACTTTTTTACAGATGGCAAATTTAAAGGAGGCTTTAGGTACAAACGAGCTGACCAATAAAAAGGCTGGCCTTTACCGAGCACTGATCGCAGAATTTCTTGGTACGTTGCTGTTGAACTTCTTTGGCTGTGGATCTGTCGTCACGGGCAACGTCGTGGCCATAAGCTTGGCTTTTGGTTTGACTGTAGCCGCAGCGATTCAAGGAATAGGACATATTTCTGGTGGTCATGTTAATCCCGCTGTTACGTTCGGATTAATGGTGATTGGCAAGGTAATGATCGAAGATCGTGATCGTTTCTTAGAATCATGAGATCTTCTTCGTCGTCGACTAATTTTTAACATACACGTAGGCCACAGGTTActcaaaaaatattcatctacTTTCTTCCTACGTGGAGTATTTTTGTGGACAAAATATCCTGAACAtcgtacaaaatataaatgatacaTATCATAATTActatagaattattaatagaatattCAACGCGGTTAGATTCATTCTTCGCGCCTTGTTATACAAACCGTGAAACGCATGATCATTTCTTGGATATCGATTACTAACGGAATGATTTATCGATGATTTATTCAGCTTCTGTTGCATACGGTTTAGTCACACAATTGCTTGTAAGGTaattcattcgtaatgacgtataGGTGATCATTCGACGATGATATGGAATTATTTGATCTCGAAGAATAACAATAACGTACCTAGTGTGATCTACGATAATTTGTTATACGTACACGTTGTGTTATACAgaagatatttatgtattatttttgaatttattatttatgaattaatttatgcgttataaaatGTACTGAAACGCTTACTTTGTTTTACAGGTGCCAGTTATCAGAGGCTTGCTGTACGTAATACTTCAATGTATAGGCGCAGTAGCAGGATCTGGTATACTAAAAGCGTTATCCCCCGAAAGGATGGAACATGTTTTAGGCGTAGTATCTCTTTCACCAGGCGTTACTCCTGTCCAAGGTTTCGGTATAGAATTTTTCCTCGCCTTCGCGTTGGTTCTGGTCGTATGTGGTGCATGCGATGCAGCAAAACCAGACAGCAAAGGGATTGCTCCTCTTATAATCGGATTTACAGTTTCTGTCTGTCATATCGTCGGTGTAAGATACATTCTTCTACTTTAGATAATAATACCTTAATAATTGTTCATATCTAAGCTCACGatatattgattaattattttgttaatataagtatgagaattgcaaatatatttacGCGACATATTTTTAGCGAACTATGAGCTTATTGCCTTCTACGGTTCGTGTCACTTCTTTATATTAATCTAAGaaaaaatctattatttttatttttattattattcctgACGACTTGCAACGACTTTCATCAGACGCATTCTTTATTTGTCATAATGCAATTCGAGTATCATATTAAATCGACAGAATAAATCGAGacgtttacatttttcttggTGAATTTagcaaagaattaaataaatcaaaatattctttacttACTATATATTAAACTCTTTTTTTCTGCTCATAACTCGCGATAGTTAAACTTGAATATTCCGAAGTTCTTCTAATACTTCTCACATGCCTTTGACTATACTGTATTGCTTTAACAGATACCAAGAACTGGCGCAGGTATGAATCCAGCTCGATCACTCGGTAGCGCCATTGTAATGGATATATATGAGAATCACTGGCTGTATTGGGTTGGTCCAATCCTTGGTGGTATGGCAGCTGGATTGATCTACGCGTTCGTAATCGGTCCTGCGAAAGAGTCGAAAAATTCCAACCGAGTGTACACGGTCGCCGCGACGGACGAGAAGGAGGTACAGTAAAAACGAAGAATTTAGCGGAATTCTCGATACATTTAAATCGATTacgaaaatgatttttctttctaattatCCTTCGCTAATATCTACCGAAATAATTGACCAAAACGTTATCGTTTCAtggaaatattacaaataaagcATTTACCTTTAGGCTGAACGATATGATGATTTTCGTTGTAGAATCTTTCTACGTTTGATACTGTTATGTGTTCCTTGAAAATAAGCATGATGGATAATCGTttgtctttcctttctttaaatCTTCGATATCGTGTTTGCTTCACAGAAGTTCGAGTACATAGACAGCGGACACGGTGGACTTTAAAAATGATGCGGACATAAAGAAAGATTCGAAGACGgaaatatcatatttttatatcgtatgttataattatgataatcggtgaaattggaaatattcGAAGTGTTATTTTTACAGCTACAGAATCTCACCAGCAAGAGGAAAGATAACCCCGCTTGATGTTCTAACTATCGTTAACCATCGCATTCTCAATTGCCGATTCGTTATCTATGTAATGATTTAAGTGGGTGAAATATGTGAATTTTATGCTATTACAGTTATTTAATCAACGTGTAATcgatcgaaaatatttaaatagttaGAGAACATAATACTCATGAATGCTGATCATATGGAAAGAGCAAAGTAATTCGTTTTCAATTTATGCAATTCATCTTAATAATCATATGTGTGATGATCTTAGTTTATCGAATATACAAATATGCATTTGttcgtttatatttaaatacattcaTGTACTTTACCTGTAACGTTAAGTCGCTCTTTTGTATCACACTTATTTTACCGAACGTAGTTATTACAAGCCAAAGATTGATTCTGCCGAACTGAAATGTTATAGTGTCGACATCTTCTGCCAGTTAGATGCAAcatatttattggaaatcgtttataaaatacttataaactgtcgataaattatcaaaaattatatacGAACTAGCTTTTCATACAACattgatataaaaaatcatattcgATGAATGCCAATATAAGTTAATCTATATTAATTtgtagtattttatttatcgacaTTGATATATTATACTCTAGGTTACaactatataattaatattatatatgtataatagatGATCAGAATATGTAACATGCAATatctaatttataaattctggTGACAATgcgttttcaatatttaatcaatatttatacatcCTTATAGGTAAATgatcaattaaatatcattcTTCGTAttcctatattttatatctattgtattttttaaactcaTAAGATACatgtaattttgttatagattgcatattaaaatataattggaaTAATATGTCAAATcatgtttaaatatattaataatgaaatgcATGCATATCTAAGTATGTGCTATAACCAATTGTATGAAATAAagtgtaaatattttgtatgaaaGTACAATGACATTTGTTGTTTGTACTATGTATATGTGCGATGAAGGTATTCccaaaaaataaacaacacttttaattttacatttacacaGCATACTTTGTATTTGATACATAGTTTGAAATGTTTATAGAATATTGA encodes:
- the LOC139985416 gene encoding aquaporin AQPAn.G isoform X2, with product MANLKEALGTNELTNKKAGLYRALIAEFLGTLLLNFFGCGSVVTGNVVAISLAFGLTVAAAIQGIGHISGGHVNPAVTFGLMVIGKVPVIRGLLYVILQCIGAVAGSGILKALSPERMEHVLGVVSLSPGVTPVQGFGIEFFLAFALVLVVCGACDAAKPDSKGIAPLIIGFTVSVCHIVGIPRTGAGMNPARSLGSAIVMDIYENHWLYWVGPILGGMAAGLIYAFVIGPAKESKNSNRVYTVAATDEKEKFEYIDSGHGGL
- the LOC139985416 gene encoding aquaporin AQPAn.G isoform X1 — protein: MANLKEALGTNELTNKKAGLYRALIAEFLGTLLLNFFGCGSVVTGNVVAISLAFGLTVAAAIQGIGHISGGHVNPAVTFGLMVIGKVPVIRGLLYVILQCIGAVAGSGILKALSPERMEHVLGVVSLSPGVTPVQGFGIEFFLAFALVLVVCGACDAAKPDSKGIAPLIIGFTVSVCHIVGIPRTGAGMNPARSLGSAIVMDIYENHWLYWVGPILGGMAAGLIYAFVIGPAKESKNSNRVYTVAATDEKELQNLTSKRKDNPA